In Rhodospirillaceae bacterium, the sequence GCTGCTGCTGGTTTTCGGCGATGATGTCGGTATAGGCCTTCGGATCCCAGTCCTCGAACAGGATCGCCTCCAGTTCCGCGCGCTGGCCGGCATGAGCCGGATCGGCGGACAGGTCGTTCACCTCTTCGGGGTCGTCGTCGAGATTGTAGAGCAGCGTATCGACGCCCTCGAGCCACATCAGCTTCCACGGCCCCTGACGCACCATCCGGCTGACGCCGGTCGAGCCGTCGGCGGCGAATTCGGAGACGACCGTATCGGTCATGCCGCCTTTCTCGCCCTCCAGCGCGGACAGCAGAGAGGCACCGTCCAACGGCTTGACGAAGCCGTTGAAATTCCCGCCGCTCGCCAGGTCGGTGAGCGTCGGCAGCAGATCGACCAGGGAAACCGCTTCCGTCACCCTGCCCGGCTTCCAGCGGTTCGGGGCATGGACGATGAACGGCACCTTGCCCGACCAGTCGAAGAAGTGCTGTTTGAACCACATGCCGCGCTCGCCCATCATGTCGCCGTGGTCGGCGGTGAAGATGACGACCGTGTCGTCGGCTAGGCCGGTCTCCTCGAGCGTGCGGACAATCCGGCCGACCTTCTCGTCGATGTAAGAGATCATGCCGTAGTAGGCGTGCCGCGCCGTCCGTCGGTCCTCGACGGTCAGGTCGTAGAGATGCCGCGCCTGGCAAAAGTGCAGGTTGCGGCTGAGATGGTCCATTTCGTCGGGATCGAGCGGCGCGGTCGCCGGCGCCTCGATCGCGTCGTGGTCATAGAGGCCCCAGTATTTTTCGTCGATCACATAGGGATGGTGCGGACTGGTGAACGAGACCGTCAGCATGAAGGGCCGGTCGGCGCAGTAGCGCGCCAGGTCGTAGAGCGCCTGGACGCTGAAATGCTCGACTTCGTCGTCATAATCCATCTGCATGGTGCGCACGGCGAGGCCGGCCTCGAGGATCGGCGCCATGGTCAGGTTGGTCGGCCGGTATTCCCGCCCCTTCGACCAGTCGACGGTCCACGCGAAATTGGCCGGATAGATTTCGGTCGTGTGGCGCCTTTCGAAACCGTGCATCTGGTCCGGTCCGACGAAATGCATCTTGCCGCTGAGCTCCACCCGGTAGCCGAGATGGCGCAGATAGTGGGCGAAAGTCGGGATGTCGGCGTGAAATTCCGAGGCATTGTCGTACATGTCGATGGTGAAGGGCAGGATGCCGGCCATCATCGAGGCGCGGGACGGCGCGCACATCGGCAGGTTGCAATAGCAGTTCTCGAAGACGACGCCTTCGTCGGCCAGACGGTCGATATTCGGCGTCAGCGTCGTCCGGTTGCCGTAGTACCGGAGCGCCCGGGCGCTCATCTGGTCGGCCATGATGAACAGAATGTTCGGCTTGTCCGTCGCCAT encodes:
- the betC gene encoding choline-sulfatase translates to MATDKPNILFIMADQMSARALRYYGNRTTLTPNIDRLADEGVVFENCYCNLPMCAPSRASMMAGILPFTIDMYDNASEFHADIPTFAHYLRHLGYRVELSGKMHFVGPDQMHGFERRHTTEIYPANFAWTVDWSKGREYRPTNLTMAPILEAGLAVRTMQMDYDDEVEHFSVQALYDLARYCADRPFMLTVSFTSPHHPYVIDEKYWGLYDHDAIEAPATAPLDPDEMDHLSRNLHFCQARHLYDLTVEDRRTARHAYYGMISYIDEKVGRIVRTLEETGLADDTVVIFTADHGDMMGERGMWFKQHFFDWSGKVPFIVHAPNRWKPGRVTEAVSLVDLLPTLTDLASGGNFNGFVKPLDGASLLSALEGEKGGMTDTVVSEFAADGSTGVSRMVRQGPWKLMWLEGVDTLLYNLDDDPEEVNDLSADPAHAGQRAELEAILFEDWDPKAYTDIIAENQQQRLFIHRTTGGEPDYVNLVREGDDARYVRNAGAADTKAKARLPRVEPAQPSR